From Cercospora beticola chromosome 6, complete sequence, a single genomic window includes:
- a CDS encoding uncharacterized protein (MEROPS:MER0006204), producing MSAELEQALAQGVKDGKVPHAIVYATTKDGSFTYNHATGYQHFGKDEEQIQEDALLMLASASKLLTVISALKAVELGFIGLDDDVTPHLPELGSKQILTGFDDSDKPIYKDRKNPVTLRQLLLHSSGHTYGFHPNIMKYEASRGKAPGAYALQATIPERYDTPLAFEPGTSWSYSPGLDWTGLLIHRLTGLTLDEFEKKHFWDPLGISDITFWPGEERKKSKVPQLAVRGADGKLAPSDEDTINTHSTECFGGHGAYASMADYLKVLHSLLRNDGKLLKPESVDELFRPQLGDDSKAALNFFVKQAHTMLPGEWNPEIPTDYALGGIVFLEDDVGRRKKGTLAWSGLFNPVWYIDRESELAFCFGTQVLPPGDAGCKEISGLAEKAVYKMAGKA from the exons ATGTCGGCAGAACTTGAGCAAGCACTCGCCCAAGGCGTCAAAGATGGCAAAGTGCCTCATGCTATCGTGTATGCCACGACGAAGGATG GGAGCTTCACATACAACCATGCCACAGGCTACCAACACTTCGGCAAAGACGAAGAGCAAATCCAGGAAGATGCACTCCTCATGCTGGCATCCGCATCCAAGCTGCTCACAGTGATCTCAGCGCTCAAGGCAGTCGAGTTAGGCTTCATCGGTTTGGACGATGATGTTACTCCTCACTTGCCAGAACTCGGCTCGAAGCAGATTCTCACCGGattcgacgacagcgacaagcCGATCTACAAAGATCGCAAGAATCCAGTAACTCTGCGCCAGCTCCTGTTACATTCCTCTGGACACACGTACGGGTTTCATCCGAATATCATGAAATACGAAGCATCGAGAGGAAAAGCACCGGGCGCGTATGCCTTGCAAGCGACAATTCCTGAGCGTTACGACACGCCACTCGCCTTTGAACCTGGCACAAGCTGGTCATACTCGCCAGGATTGGACTGGACCGGGCTTCTGATTCATCGCTTGACAGGCCTGACATTAGACGAATTCGAGAAGAAACATTTCTGGGACCCTCTTGGCATCTCAGATATCACCTTCTGGCCGGGTGAGGAACGAAAGAAGTCAAAGGTTCCTCAACTTGCAGTCCGAGGTGCTGATGGAAAGCTGGCGCCATCTGATGAGGACACAATCAACACTCATTCGACAGAGTGCTTCGGAGGCCACGGAGCCTACGCGTCGATGGCAGACTATCTCAAAGTTCTGCACTCTTTGCTGAGAAATGATGGAAAATTGCTGAAGCCCGAAAGTGTCGATGAGCTGTTCAGACCGCAGCTAGGAGACGATTCGAAAGCGGCACTCAATTTCTTCGTCAAGCAGGCCCATACCATGCTTCCTGGAGAGTGGAATCCTGAAATCCCTACCGATTACGCCTTGGGAGGAATCGTGTTCTTGGAGGATGATGTCGGTAGGAGAAAGAAAGGGACCTTGGCCTGGAGTGGTCTTTTCAACCCCGTCTGGTATATCGATAGGGAAAGTGAGCTGGCGTTCTGCTTTGGAACGCAGGTTCTTCCACCTGGCGATGCTGGGTGTAAGGAGATATCGGGATTGGCGGAAAAGGCGGTATACAAGATGGCCGGTAAGGCGTGA